One Myotis daubentonii chromosome 17, mMyoDau2.1, whole genome shotgun sequence genomic window, TGACAGTGGCAGGGGTGCCAAATCAAAGCAGTGTACAGAAAAGTCAGGCCCCTGCTGCTCAGCCTCCTGCAGAAACAAAaccagcagcagtagcagcagcagcggcagcagcagctgtCCCAGCAGCAGTCCCAGCAGCAGTCCCAACAGCAGTCCCAACAGCAGTCCCACCTTCTCAGCCTGTCAAACACGAAACTGCACTGGCAAACCCCGATTCATTTGGCATTCGGGCAAAAAAGACTAAAGAGCAACTGGCAGAATTAAAAGTCAGCTACCTTAAAAATCAGTTTCCTCATGACTCAGAAATTAGCAGACTTATGAAAATCACAGGCTTGACAAAAGGAGAGATTAAAAAATGGTTTAGCGACACGAGGTACAACCAGAGAAATTCAAAGAGTAATCAGTGCTTACATCTCAACAACGATTCCTCCACTCCCATTATTATAGACTCCAGTGATGAAACCACGGAATCCCCAACTGCTGTCACTTCACAGCATAAACAGTCCTGGCATCCTTTCCCCGACTTTACTCCCCAAAAGTTTAAAGAGAAGACGGCAGAGCAGCTCCAGGCCCTTCAGGCCAGTTTTCTCAGCAACTCCGTACTGACAGATGAAGAATTAAATAGGTTAAGAGCGCAAACCAAACTGACCAGGAGAGAAATTGATGCTTGgtttacagagaagaagaaatcaaaagctttaaaggaagagaaaatggaagtAGATGAAACTAATGCAGGTAGTTCCAAAGAAGAAGCGGGAGAAGCTTCTCCTGGAGATGAATCTGGTGCACCTAAGGCAGGGAGTGCAGGCAAGATATGTAAAAAAACACCTGAGCAATTGCACATGCTCAAAAGCGCATTTGTCCGATCCCAGTGGCCGTCACCAGAAGAGTATGACAAGTTGGCCAAAGAAAGCGGGCTTGCTAGACCAGACATAGTTAGTTGGTTTGGGGACACCCGTTATGCTTGGAAAAATGGAAACTTAAAATGGTACTACTACTATCAAAGCTCCAATTCAAGTGGTATGAATGGTCTGTCTTCCCttaggagaagggggagagggagacccaaaggaaggggaagaggaaggccaCGTGGGCGGCCTAGAGGAGGCAAGAGAATGAACAACTGGGACAGGGGGGCGTCactcataaaatttaaaactggAACTGCAATACTTAAGGATTATTACCTGAAGCACAAATTTCTTAATGAGCAAGACCTGGACGAACTTGTTAACAAATCACACATGGGCTATGAGCAGGTCAGAGAGTGGTTTGCCGAAAGACAGAGAAGATCAGAGTTAGGTATAGAGTTATTTGAGGAAAATGAGGAGGAAGATGAAGTTATTGACGATCaggaagaggatgaagaagaaacagatgataGTGACACCTGGGAACCCCCACAACATGTGAAGCGGAAGCTTTCTAAATCAGATGACTGAAATGTAAGTTTTTAATCCAAGCATATATTTATCAACCACACACATTTAGAACATCCACCTGGTATCTGTCATCTCCACTTTTGATAGTTTTTTTCTTAAGTAGTTTTTCTTTTACCTAATAAGAGAACTAGGTACTACAAGTATAGCCAAGAAATATATGATTAGCACGTATAGTCTGATGATTATGATTGTTCTGTTTAATATGTAGAGTTTAatgttttttactttgttttaaggGAAAGTTACCCGTTTTCTAAGAAGGGAGACTGGTGGGTCTGAGGGAATTCACAAATACTAAAGATAACTAAAATGTAGTTTTTGTAACCCTCCTTCACTAAAGCTTCATTTTTTGCCTATTtaaggaaagaattaaaaaacaaaaactaaaaagaagggggaaagtaTACTGAAGGAAAGACTTGCCACAGGGGTGAGGATTGCTCAGTTTCAGGAAACTAGGTGAAAACGgtatctttttctttcattgtattACCCCCCAAActcttagtttttttaaaaaaatatattttattgattttttacagagaggaagagagagagatagagagttagaaacatcgatgggagagaaacatcgatcagccgcctcctgcacatctcccactggggatgtgtccgcagcccaggtacatgcccttgaccggaatcgaacctgggacccctcagtccacaggctgatgctctatccactgagccaaaccggtttcggctagatttTTAACTAAAGTTTAAAATGctttatgtattaaaaataactcaatattttttctattaaaagccAAAGCTCTATTTTAGGCCATATATAAATTCCATGTTTACTTGGGTGgcatctgtttttaaaaactgtaatataaattatttctgttttagaGATCAAAAGGTAAACAACAAGTTTGATATTAAATTAACTCAATTGCCTAAAATGTCTTTTCATTCTTTGATATAAAACAAACCTGCTACCAGCAAAAATGCTGTATTTAGTAAAAAGTATCTCTCTGTAGTCATAAAAGTGCAAGTAAATATGCTTTAAATGTAAAGGTTTGGCATATTCCTTAAATCTTCATTCTTTTATAGGTTGGATTAATTAAAACGTCACTGTagttgcaaatcacatatctggtTTGGAGTTAGAACTTTAATTCTTACTACTTTTGGAATTCAGTAGCATTGTTCTATTCTTTACTCTCAGTTTTTGAGCGTTCCAGGATAAAACTATACAATGCAGTTGTCATGAAATGTTTGTATATGTCTATCAGTAGTCCAGAAGCATCTTGTTATCTGAAATCACTGCAGTGTTGTCAGACTGTAAGGGAGGGAACAAGGCATAGACTCTTATGATGATATGAGCATATTTATGTATTTCCTTAGCTTTTTGCATCCCTATCCCAGCCTCTACTTTTATCCTCTCTTTTTCTGCACAGTATCTCCTTCATTCCTCCACATCTTCCttcatggttttatttattttgttataacaATTGCTTATAGAGAGCTATGTCCCAGACACTATTCTTACTGTTTAGCAATCCTTTTCCAAGTTTTCTtttcatgaacattttttttttcaggcagaGAAAAAGATGACACTAAAAATGCACCTACTTTTGAATAAATCTCACTCAGGTTATAGAACAAACTGTATTGTAGGTTACAAGAAGTTAAATAGTTTTGTACAGCTTTATCCTGAGGCAGTCCTCCATTTCCTAATGTCGGAACTCTTCAGGACAGGCTTTCTTCTGACCCAgatgcataaaatatttttaacaggctgccttttttttttttttattgctagaCACAAGAATGTGCACTCAGCcaagattaaaacaacaaaatttttgCCGCAATGAATTGTTGTAGTAACCTCTGCAGTGATTTTTGGGGGAATTGCAGTCTTCTAAAACTAATGTGAACTTTTATATAATTTAGTTTGACCTTACTTTAAGTTTGTGTGGATAATTCTTATATTAATACTTAAATAGGTACTATGATTAAAAAATTCACACAAAGCCACAGTTTTCAAAAATTGTGTCATATATGTTTTATGTGTACTTTTGTGGTACATATACAAACTTGCCTTgctcttaaaatatgcaaaagtCTGAAATTATAAAGACATTAATCAACAAATTATTGGCTTAACAAATTAAGTTTTTATCCTACAAAAGGATTCACCTTAAGTTTCCTCTCAATAgttactttttcatttaaatatagttCAACTTACGAAAAAAAGGAACCAAAACCTTTCCAAAGTAGTTATTGCAAAAAGTAATATACAGTAGTACCCCCTTATCCTTccgggatatgttccaagaccctcaGTGGATGCTGAAACCGCAGATAGTACCAAGCCCCTTAtaaactatgttttttcctatatgtACGTACCTATGATAaagcctaatttataaattaggcacagtaagagattaacaataataactaataaaatagaacaattataatatcctatataataaaagcctaatatgctaagtgtccggtcggctggtcagccgttcaaccaatcaaagcgtaatatgctaatgatatgctaaggctgctcaaccgctcactatgatgtacactgaccaccaggggtcagacagtcgaccggtcaaccagtcactatgacgtgcactgactacctggggggcagacgctctaactggtaggttagcttgctgctggggtccggccgatggggactgagcgagacaggctggacacgccctagagccctcccgcggtccctccctggctggccaatagtgcaccggtggggtccctcggcctggcctgcatcctcttgcaatccgggaccccttggaggatgtcagagagccggtttcagcctaatcctgtaggccaggccaagggaccccactaatgcataaatttgtacactgggcctctagtactgtaataaaagttatatgaatgtggtctctctctctccctttctctctctctctctctcttttgcgctctctctctctctctccctctctctctctttcttaactGATCAGATAACCCAGAGGACTACTAAGTGGCAAATGGGCAGGTAGTATATACGGAATAGATCTGCTGGACAGAGGGATAATTCACGTCCTGGGCAGGATGGCGGGAGATgatgtgagatttcatcatgctgctcagaacagcatgcaatttaaaacttatgaattgtttatttctggaatttttcatttaatatttctggACTGTGGTGGACCACAAGTAACTGAAGCTGCAGAAATCGAAACCGTGGATAAGGAGGATTACTGTATATGTGTGTCTTTTGCACAAGCCAGCCttgtacagtaagtcctcacttaatgttgtCAGTAGGTCTGTGACTTTAAGCGAAGCAATGTATAAGGAAACCAGTTTTACCACAGGCTAATGGATATAAGCAAGAATTAAGTATCTGCAGCATCTCATCATGTTATAACAAAATGGTGTTGAACCAATCAAAGTTATTTGAGGACTTGatgtatataaatagaaaaaaaatacaagagttaaaaaaagaaaaatacaagagTTTAGATTTCATAGTTCATTACAGACACTGACAATGAAATATATACttactaataattttaaataaattatttcatatagGTATATAATATAGGTAAAAATTATTACATAGAGGTGAAAATGTCTTTAAAGCAAATCTAGTATACGCAGAACACATACATAGGAATTGCACACAAAATCTAGTGcattatataagatatatttgGAAGTGATCTCAGTATTACTGAGTGATTACAGAGGATGTGTTTTCATGGCTAATTTCTCTCATTTTTGTTTGTAAAAGAGGTAAACATTAAAGTATGGTTTTCTTtaagtttttagttttttattgtgtgtgttttttttatagttGCCTAAAACGTTGGAGGAGAATCAATTCTTCTACTCAAGCTGTCTGATTTACTGTGAATGGGCCCAATATTTAATGACACTGAAACCCTTTGGGAGCATACACATTCTCAAAAAATAGGATCCAGTACCCAAAAGAAATGGAACTTTATGTTGTGCCAAAGTTAAACTACTGCAGCTGGTGAAAGCTCTGCAATGTAAATAGAACATATTCAAAAACAACTTGTAAAAActcaaattttaatacatttttattctgaTAAGATGGAGACATTCTGATTCTTGGACATTCAGAGGGGGTTTAATGACCACTAGAGCTTGTCCTCATATTTTGTCTAGTGTAATACTGTATATCTGGTGAGATGGACCTTATTGTCTGTATTCTCTGATATGTTATTAAGCTTATACTTTGAGTGACCAAACATTTCCCAGAGTAAAAATTGTtggaaacaggaaaaagaaaaacctgattTATTTCTGTCTTGTTTATCAGGCCCTGCACGAAGATTAAAAGTTATGCATGGGCTTATACATTTTCAATGTAAGTGAAAATACAGCCTTTTGACACATGTTGGCACAATAAGAGTTTGTGGTATTATTGGCCCTTAATGATTAGATCTTTCATGGATACCACTATTACTACTTGTAATGCTTCTGTTACTTGTTTTCATTCGAAGCtgaatttgctttttattaaacTGAAGATAACactgaagaaggaaaagaaactggCATTAGAATTTGGATGGGGTGAAACTCTGAAATAAATGCTATACCAATCGTATGGAAATCAAACGTTTGTACAGGTGTCAGATCAGAATTTTCAAGAATTACCTTTCAGTGAAATTCTACTTTGTGTAATAACTTCAGTGAATAGAGAAAAAATTCTTAACTGATCATAATGAATTAAAAGTCAGCTTTTCAGGAGACTGAAAGTTCCTACTAACTTATAAACCTTGTAAAAACCGGTGCTGTTCATTCATGTTGAGAAGGACCCTTTCTTTTGTGACTAGGGGACCATTTTTCAAAATGTGCTTTTTCATGGAAGAAATGTTCAGTTCAATtagctttgtattttattttatttattttcattttcttttattcctcacctgaggacatggagagagagagagagagagagagagagagagagagagagagagaattggttgccttctgtagggcatatgccctgaccaggaatggaaccagcaacctttcggtgcacaggacaatgttcAGCCAACTAAGCCACTCTGGCAGGGCTCAATTagctttgtgttttaaaatgttgggggtttttgtttgttttttctgaatGACCAGATAGATGTAGTGGGCTTGGCCAGTTTAATCTAATTTAATGGATAATAAATATTAATCTCATGTTTTTACCTAAATGTTTGACATCTAATGAAAATGTTATGAAAAAGCCTTGAATATGCATgctgctttcatttttataaacttttcattttttaactatAGCTTTATTAGTAATTCCCAAATGCTGCCGTTTCGCTGATTTCTTCTCTCAGACAGCTGGCTTTGTGGGTGGCTTTTTCATACTActgttaacttttttaaaagaagcaatgTAAAGACTGTAACAATTTAATGCACTAAACTGTTCTTTCTTTTACACATTAAAAAACTTCTTAAAGCTctgtattataataattaaattgctCCCTTTTTTAAACCATTGCTAATGTGGTCTGAGTTTTGCTTGgtaataattttcatattttcaaaatttgaaatgtCAAGTATTAGACAAGTATAAAGCCATTGAATATACTTATATTATATTTCCCTTACAATATGTAACTTTGTATAGCTGTTAAAACTATTGAAATGTTCCCTCCTGTCTCTTTTTTAGACTTGGCCCTTAATTCTGCTCTGATGTTTGCTagattttaagtatatttatttgACAGAGCAAAAGAACCCCCTCCTGGTTGTATCCAAAATAAAAGTTAGCTGCGACTAGTAGTTTTCAGTGATTTCCCCTCCGCATTGTATTAActgagtgtgtttttttaatgtggtaaaatacacataacaaaatttaccattatatctgtttttaagtgtaaaattcaaCTGCATTAATGATATTCATAATGTTGGGAAATCATCACCACTATTTCCAAAACTTATTCATCattccaaacagaaactctgtaacaGTTAAGCAATAACTCTcgattcccctccccccagcccctgatAACCTTTActccactttctgtttctatgaatttgcctgTTCCTGATACTTCaagtaagtggaatcatacaatacttgtccttttgtgtttggccttatttcatttagcataatgtttttaaggttcattcatgtagcatatatcagaatttcattcctttttatggctgaataataatcCTCTGTGTGTGTACCACACTTTGTTTATTCATCTGTGATGGATGGACCTTGGGTTATTTCTACATTTTGGCTAGAAAAATGCTGCATTGAACATGGCATACAATCATCTGATTGAGTCACTATTTTCAGTTACTTGGTGTATATacttaaaagtggaattgctgccctggctggtttggctcagtggatagagcatcggcctgcggactgaagggtcccaggttcgattctggccaagggcatgtgcctgagttgtgggctcgatccccagtggggggcctgcaggtttcaatcgatcaatgattctctctcatcattgatgtttctatctttctctcttcctctctaaaatcaataaaatatatttttaaaacaagtggaattgctgagttacAGCATAATTTgatgtttaaattttaaagaacCATCAAATTCATGCATAGCCTCCTCTATTATTAAtgcccccaccagagtggtacatgtattacaattgatgaacctatactgacacatcattatcacctgAAGTCCATAgtttagggttcactcttggtgttgtatattctctgggtttggacaaatgtataatgaatgTATCTGCCATTACAATATCATTCAGACTCAAGCAGActagcagaaggtatatttccatagactagggaagctgaaaaggtgcaacaggtacatttccatagaatgagggagctgggaacagcaaaaggtctatatttacaaaataaagagaaggaagctcttcatccagaaggagaagaaagcccaaagggaataggaaacaataaggaaggagcggggagaacttcacatgtcccatgtgaggttccaCCTTTGAGCCTAGAAGTTACTacagtaaccagtctaagggaatagtgaccaatcagaggggatatctgcaccaggatctgcagcctttataagccatagggaaaggaactccgggggaccctttccccctccctacttgggggtccattctgtgggactctctccctctccccacgtgggagtctgtacttgttcttcaataaatctccccctttgctataaaaatatgtatatgtcatGCAGAGTAGTTCCACCGCCTGAAAAATCCTGTGCTTCTCCTATTCATCTTTCTCTTCCCCAAACCCCTGGTGACCACTAATCCTTTACTATcgtcatagttttgccttttctagaatgtcatatagttggaagcATATAGAGTGTAGCCTTTTTAAATTGgcctctttcacttagtaatattcATGTCTCTTCATGGCTTAGtagctcttttttttcctctctcactccctccacctccttcccctagctccgtggtcggcaaactgcggctcacgagccacatgcggctctttggccccttgagtgtggctcttcctaagccttaggagtaccctaattaagttaataacaatgtacctacctatatagtttaagtttcaaaaatttggctctcaaaagaaatttcagtcattgtactgttgatatttggctctgttgactaatgagtctgccgaccactgccctaactcatttcattttagtgctaaataatattccattgtctgaatgtaccagtttatccactcacctactgaaggatatcttggttgcttctaGGTTTggacaattatgaataaagctgctataaaaatcCATGTTTGGGTTTTTATGTAGACATAAGTTTAaatcctttgggtaaataccacggagcatgattgctggatcatatggtaaaagTATGCTCAGTGTGTTATaacattttgcattcccaccagcagtaaatgagagttcctgttgttccacattcttgccagcatttAGTGGTTTCATTGTTCTGGATTTGAACATCATTGTTTtaatctcattgttgttttaatttttatttccttgctgacatatgatgttgagcatcttttcttgtgCTTATTTGCCACCTGTATATCTTCTTGGGTGAGGTGTCTTTTAAGGTATTTGGCCCATTTTTCaaatcaggtttttttttcttcttattgttgagtttgaagagttctttgtatattttagacAATAGTCCTTTACCAAATGTgacttttgcaaatattttcacctGGGCTATGGCTTGTCTTCTCACCCTTTTGAAATTATCTTTCACAAACAGATTTCGTGCAACAGTATTTGATGTTAAGGAAGTCCAGCttgtcaattatttctttcatggatcatgccTTTGGTATTGTATCTACTAGTAAAATGTCATTGCCATACCTGAGGGCATCTAGGTTTTCCCTATGTtgttttctaggagttttatagttttccatttacatttagctatatgatctattttgagttaatttttgtgaatgttGTAagtcatttttttgcatatggatggCCAGTTGTTAAGTACCACTTGTTGAAAAGTTTTGCCTTAAATTCAAAGTACTTAGTTTAATTAAGCTTTCTTTTTTCTAGACTTTCTTTGTACTTTATATACCTCTTAAGGTGTTTattactttctattttatattactactagagacccgatacacaaaattcatgcatgggtaggatccctaggcctggcccgcaatcagggctgatctgtgggacgatgggggagggggggcggggagggagacaggaacactcccccccaaccacccttggctggcctgaggcctgctggctgggggcagctcctgcgttgagcatctgccccctggtggtcagtgcacttcatagcgaccagtcattccacctgtctttccaccattcagtcaatttgcatattaagcttttattatataggattttcaatCCCTTGATCATTAACTGCTTTTTACACAGTAGGTACACAGTTGCTTTGATTGAAGTAACAATGAATTTTATTCCTTCAGTCTGGCTTTTCCTTAGTCTGATGTTGTCACCATCACAGTAGTTGCCTCCCCTAGAGGCCTCCGGCATCTCTTCCTGATTTGGTCAGTACTAACTGCTTCCCCTATGTCTAGCTAACAGGTCTTGCTTTATACTCTATTCAGTAGCTGTCAAATTGGCTTTGTAAGTACACCTATTTCACTAGCTTAGAGCACTTTCAAGGCagaaactacattttaaaaatctttatttaagtTAGCATTaactgaacacttactatgtgccaagcactaggTTGAGAGGGTTACTTGATTAATCTCAATCCCAATGCACAGTccatgaggtagatactattattatccccattgtaTTGTTGGTGAAACTGAGGGTCACAAAGGATCAGATTCACACACACAGTGTCAAACCTGAACCATCTCCAGAGCTCTCACCCTTAACCATTGCTTAGCCAGTGTCTTCACAATATtgttactcaataaatgttcatcaaACTGAACTAGAGATTGTGAGTTTGGGAGCCAGGAGAGAAGAAACGCAATGCCAGACTGGTTGTGCACATATCTGGTGTTGGCAGACAGTGTTTGTCTTTGGACAACAGCCTGTGATACTGGAATGAAATTAACTGAGCAAGCCCTGAGAAAATTTCATTTGGCTCAAGACTTGCCAGCCTGAATAAAAGGGCATTAAATTGAGATTTGTAGTGGGAGTGGGATGGGGGAGACAGAGCGAGGCTAAGTCTCAGCTACACAGATCATATGACAGCCAAGGGGTGACAGGAAAATAACCTGACACCATGGGCACCATGCACAGTCAATGCAAGAAAGTACAGCCCAGATGCTAGTAAGATACACTTGGAGTTTTGTATCACtagatcattcattcattcaataaacacgTACTGAGCACACAATATACTCTGCCTCGCTCTCCTTTTTGCTTGCTCAGCCTCAGCACCACGGCTTGTTTTCTGCTCCTCATTCTTGCAGCTTTCCAGAAGTTCTTGCTTCCACCTGCAAGGCTACCTCCAGATATCCTCTTGGCCAGCTCCTCTTCATTCTGGGCTCAGCTCAAAGATCGCCTCTTCAGAGGGGCCTTCTGTGACCACCCTCCCTGAAGCAGTCTCTTTCTCACATCACTCCTCCACTTTTACGTACAGCACTTAGCCACAGTCTCAAActactttgttcatttatttacttgttatttgCCCACTAGAACTTAAGTTCCATGGAGCAAGGATCTTGTCTGTCTTATTTATCACTGTCCGCCACTCTGAGGATACAGTCCTtggcttagagcagcggttctcaacctgtgggtcgtgacccctttggggatcagatgaccttttcacaggggttgcctaagaccattggaaaacacatatataattacatattgtttttgtgattaatcactatgctttaattatgttcaatctgtaacaataaaaagacatcctgcatatcagatatttacattacgattcataacagtagcaaaattacagttatgaagtagcaacaaaaataattttatggttgggggtcaccacaacatgaggaactgtattaaagggtcacagcattaggaagggtgagaaccactggcttagagcaaGTCTCAAGAAATTTTAGTTGAATCAATGAATGTACCTATTATAAAAATGTACAGACTATGGGAAATAAATGAGAGAGCTCAGTATGCCAagatctatagatataaaagcctaagcgacggaacaaccgaatgactgaacaacagaacaaccagtcgcgatgatgtgcactgaccaccagggggcagacactcaacgcaggagctgtgtcccggtggtcagtgcgctcccagagttgggctcatggctggcaagcacag contains:
- the ZHX1 gene encoding zinc fingers and homeoboxes protein 1, translating into MASRRKSTTPCMVLASEQDPDLELISDLDEGPPVLTPVENSRAESVSSEEEVHEPADSDNQQNKKVEGGYECKYCTFQTPDLNMFTFHVDSEHPNIVLNSSYVCVECNFLTKRYDALSEHNLRHHPGEENFRLTMVKRNNQTIFEQTINDLTFDGSFVKEENSEPAESTDVSSSGIPISKTPIMKMMKNKVENKRITVHHNSVEDVPEEKEKEIKPDHEESVESPSSSASDSNTSTSIVNRIHPNAASTLVTPAAVLPGLAQVITAVSAQQNSNLIPKVLIPVSSIPTYNVALDNNPLLLNTYKKFPYPTMSEITVLSAQAKYTEEQIKIWFSAQRLKHGVSWTPEEVEEARRKQFNGTVHTVPQTITVIPTHISTGSNGLPSILQTCQIVGQPGLVLTQVAGTNTLPVTAPIALTVAGVPNQSSVQKSQAPAAQPPAETKPAAVAAAAAAAAVPAAVPAAVPTAVPTAVPPSQPVKHETALANPDSFGIRAKKTKEQLAELKVSYLKNQFPHDSEISRLMKITGLTKGEIKKWFSDTRYNQRNSKSNQCLHLNNDSSTPIIIDSSDETTESPTAVTSQHKQSWHPFPDFTPQKFKEKTAEQLQALQASFLSNSVLTDEELNRLRAQTKLTRREIDAWFTEKKKSKALKEEKMEVDETNAGSSKEEAGEASPGDESGAPKAGSAGKICKKTPEQLHMLKSAFVRSQWPSPEEYDKLAKESGLARPDIVSWFGDTRYAWKNGNLKWYYYYQSSNSSGMNGLSSLRRRGRGRPKGRGRGRPRGRPRGGKRMNNWDRGASLIKFKTGTAILKDYYLKHKFLNEQDLDELVNKSHMGYEQVREWFAERQRRSELGIELFEENEEEDEVIDDQEEDEEETDDSDTWEPPQHVKRKLSKSDD